One genomic segment of Mycolicibacterium gilvum includes these proteins:
- a CDS encoding SACE_7040 family transcriptional regulator, translated as MAPTEISSPRSRAKSDRRDQLVAAAERLFAEHGYLAVRLEDIGSAAGISGPAVYRHFPNKEALLVELLVGISTRLLAGATDVVGADDDAASTLENLIDFHLDFALDESDLIRIQDRDLGNLPPAAKRQVRRKQRQYVEIWVDVLRRCTPGLSEADARLMAHGTFGLLNSTAHSMKPGTTKTAEAGSRTVLREMTVAALTSAERRRG; from the coding sequence ATGGCCCCGACGGAGATCAGCTCGCCCCGCAGCAGGGCCAAATCCGACCGCCGGGACCAACTGGTCGCCGCGGCCGAGCGGTTGTTCGCCGAACACGGCTACCTCGCGGTCCGGCTCGAGGACATCGGCTCCGCTGCCGGCATCAGCGGCCCAGCCGTCTACCGGCACTTCCCCAACAAAGAGGCGCTGCTGGTGGAACTCCTGGTCGGCATCAGTACCCGGCTGCTGGCCGGCGCCACCGACGTGGTCGGCGCCGACGACGACGCGGCCTCGACGTTGGAGAACCTGATCGACTTCCACCTCGACTTCGCGCTCGACGAGTCCGACCTGATCCGTATCCAGGATCGGGACCTGGGCAACCTGCCGCCCGCCGCGAAGCGCCAGGTCCGGCGCAAGCAGCGGCAGTACGTCGAGATCTGGGTCGACGTCCTACGTCGGTGCACCCCCGGACTGTCCGAAGCAGACGCGCGGCTGATGGCCCACGGCACGTTCGGTCTGCTCAACTCGACGGCGCACAGCATGAAGCCGGGAACGACGAAAACGGCCGAGGCCGGCTCGCGGACCGTCCTGCGGGAGATGACGGTCGCGGCGCTGACCTCGGCCGAACGACGACGCGGTTGA
- a CDS encoding DUF6131 family protein — translation MIVFGAILLILGLVFNMSILFYIGIVLLVIGAVFWVLGSVGRPVGGRRAWY, via the coding sequence ATGATCGTCTTCGGAGCGATTCTGCTCATTCTGGGACTCGTCTTCAACATGTCGATACTGTTTTACATCGGCATCGTGCTGCTCGTGATCGGCGCCGTGTTCTGGGTCCTCGGATCCGTCGGCCGCCCGGTCGGCGGGCGTCGAGCCTGGTATTAG
- a CDS encoding S9 family peptidase, producing MSPDATAFAHLVDDGGYPRAVQRFLRGWRASSSRDVELPVEGPVTRVLHSADGHWLACQVAPEGGTRSQIWVVTTDPDDRAARRIDHWPSGVDGTAELIGWDGTWVAAILTGEDGVGSSCLIDPSGGTTTVLDRRSGGRLVDSWAGASLVRVGPRGYRDLIMLRGLTETGLLPYDPGSTTDTGVILDDHHPRRLRTGPDGELSELYHPAKIYGVNSTEGYVRALIRSENGAEHARLLEVTVSAEGVTYQVVAERPGCELDEFTVSDDLSTVAILWNIHGASELQILEYADGTLYDPIPLPGMVAGELSISAGGSMLALTVEGPSKPPTVELVDPRTREWELVDREPSSGPVSADPTLETVTARDGLSFTGWLFRPREGVETIGAMLFLHGGPEGQGRPGYNEFFPALLDEGICVFLPNVRGSGGFGRSFMHADDRERRFAAIDDVADCVRFLVDNGHAPDGKVACCGWSYGGYLTQAALAFHPDEFAAGISICGMSDLNSWYRSTEQWIAAAAYPKYGHPVSDQSLLEQLSPLPRADAISAPLLLVHGLNDTNVPPGESEQMWEALTALGREVELLTFEDDGHEIDKRENRAVLRKTMCEWLTAAFAE from the coding sequence ATGTCTCCTGACGCCACCGCGTTCGCCCACCTCGTCGACGACGGCGGGTATCCCCGGGCGGTCCAGCGGTTCCTGCGCGGGTGGCGGGCGAGCTCGTCGCGTGACGTCGAGTTGCCGGTCGAAGGTCCGGTCACCCGCGTGTTGCATTCGGCCGACGGCCACTGGCTGGCCTGCCAGGTCGCCCCCGAGGGCGGTACCCGCAGCCAGATCTGGGTTGTGACAACCGATCCCGACGACCGTGCGGCTCGACGGATCGACCACTGGCCCTCGGGCGTGGACGGGACCGCCGAGCTGATCGGCTGGGACGGCACGTGGGTCGCGGCGATTCTGACCGGGGAGGACGGGGTCGGCAGCTCGTGTCTGATCGATCCCTCGGGTGGCACCACCACGGTGCTGGACCGCCGCTCCGGGGGCAGGCTGGTCGACTCGTGGGCGGGTGCCTCCCTGGTGCGGGTCGGTCCCCGCGGCTACCGCGACCTGATCATGTTGCGCGGTCTGACCGAGACCGGGCTGCTGCCGTATGACCCGGGCTCCACCACCGACACCGGTGTGATCCTCGACGACCACCACCCCCGGCGGTTGCGCACCGGTCCCGACGGTGAACTCAGCGAGCTGTACCACCCGGCGAAGATCTACGGCGTCAACAGCACCGAGGGTTACGTGCGGGCGCTGATCCGCAGCGAGAACGGCGCCGAGCACGCCCGGCTCCTGGAGGTGACCGTCTCCGCCGAGGGCGTCACCTATCAGGTGGTGGCCGAACGGCCCGGCTGCGAACTCGACGAATTCACGGTCAGCGACGATCTGTCCACCGTCGCGATACTGTGGAACATCCACGGCGCCAGCGAATTACAGATCCTTGAGTATGCCGACGGCACGCTGTACGACCCGATCCCGTTGCCCGGCATGGTGGCCGGCGAGCTGAGCATCAGCGCGGGCGGGTCGATGCTGGCGCTGACGGTCGAAGGCCCGTCGAAACCGCCGACGGTCGAACTGGTGGACCCGCGGACCCGGGAGTGGGAGCTGGTCGACCGCGAGCCCAGCAGTGGTCCCGTCTCGGCGGACCCGACGTTGGAGACCGTGACCGCCCGCGACGGGCTCAGCTTCACCGGCTGGTTGTTCCGCCCGCGCGAGGGCGTCGAGACGATCGGCGCGATGCTGTTCCTGCACGGCGGCCCCGAAGGCCAGGGTCGGCCCGGCTACAACGAGTTCTTCCCCGCGCTGCTCGACGAGGGCATCTGCGTCTTCCTGCCCAACGTGCGCGGGTCCGGCGGCTTCGGCCGGTCCTTCATGCACGCCGATGATCGCGAGCGGCGGTTCGCCGCGATCGACGACGTCGCCGACTGCGTCCGGTTCCTGGTCGACAACGGTCACGCCCCCGACGGCAAGGTGGCCTGCTGCGGGTGGTCCTACGGCGGCTATCTGACGCAGGCGGCGCTGGCATTCCATCCCGACGAGTTCGCGGCGGGCATCAGTATCTGCGGCATGAGCGATCTCAATTCCTGGTACCGCAGCACCGAGCAATGGATCGCCGCGGCGGCCTATCCCAAATACGGTCATCCGGTCAGCGATCAGTCGTTGCTCGAGCAGCTCTCGCCGCTGCCGCGCGCCGACGCGATCAGCGCGCCGCTGCTTCTGGTCCACGGACTCAACGACACCAACGTGCCGCCCGGCGAGTCCGAGCAGATGTGGGAGGCGTTGACGGCGCTGGGCCGTGAGGTCGAGCTACTGACCTTCGAGGACGACGGTCATGAGATCGACAAGCGGGAGAACCGTGCCGTGTTGCGCAAGACGATGTGCGAGTGGCTCACCGCTGCTTTCGCCGAGTGA
- a CDS encoding MmpS family transport accessory protein, which translates to MKDSPGHGRNEWGERDSGNSGYSDPAYASQTPYGPPYQPTERLPAYPPYGYNPTADPNATGQYPPQYPPHGPGPEPPQDPKSPRWLWIVAGVAVVMVIGLVIALVIVNSSRQETVVAPLPAAPEPSMTTSSPRSPTTTSRAPRTTTRPTTPLLPLPTLPSTTPDPTTPGATDSVIYTVEGLGRAINLTYVDTGGLLQTEFNVMLPWTKEVALPRPGESSASITIINVGREVTCSITVNGTQRESRTGAGLTICAPTR; encoded by the coding sequence ATGAAAGATTCACCCGGTCACGGACGCAACGAGTGGGGTGAGCGCGACTCCGGAAATTCCGGATACTCCGATCCTGCCTACGCCAGCCAGACCCCTTACGGTCCGCCCTACCAGCCCACCGAACGCCTCCCGGCCTACCCGCCGTATGGCTACAACCCCACCGCGGACCCCAACGCGACGGGACAGTATCCACCCCAGTACCCGCCGCACGGCCCCGGCCCGGAGCCCCCGCAGGATCCCAAGTCCCCGCGGTGGTTGTGGATCGTGGCCGGCGTCGCGGTGGTCATGGTCATCGGACTGGTCATCGCGCTGGTGATCGTCAACAGCTCGCGTCAGGAGACGGTGGTGGCGCCGCTGCCGGCGGCTCCGGAGCCGTCGATGACCACATCCTCGCCACGCTCACCGACCACGACGTCCCGCGCACCGAGGACCACCACCCGACCGACGACGCCGCTGCTGCCGCTGCCCACGCTGCCGTCCACGACGCCCGATCCGACGACGCCGGGAGCCACCGACTCCGTCATCTACACCGTCGAGGGCCTCGGCCGCGCCATCAACCTCACCTACGTCGACACCGGCGGGCTGCTGCAGACGGAGTTCAACGTGATGCTGCCGTGGACCAAGGAGGTCGCGCTGCCGCGGCCGGGCGAGAGCTCGGCCAGCATCACGATCATCAACGTCGGTCGCGAGGTGACCTGCTCGATCACCGTCAACGGCACGCAGCGGGAATCGCGCACCGGGGCCGGGCTCACGATCTGCGCGCCGACGCGCTGA
- a CDS encoding MFS transporter: MSQVPSTTGPPTDAAPRARVWAWAMWDFGATAVNAIVITFVFTVYLTAVVGDDLPGDTTPASWLGRALAAAGIVVALLAPVTGVWVDAPARRRRALTVLTGMVVLLTASLSLIRDDHHYLLPALVLLACTAACSELATVPYNAMLRELSTPRTSGRISGFGLALGYFGSVLALLVVYLGFISGDGDTRGLLALPAADGQNVRAAMLLVAAWFALFALPLLISAPRHTGPETTPAVGFLGAYRRLWQEIGREWRRDRNFVYYLGASAVFRDGLTGVFTFGAVLGVNVYGVSQADVLLFGVAACVVAALGSVAGGRVDDRVGSKPVIVASLVALIAVGLTLMVLSGPMAFWACGLLLCLFIGPTLSSARTLMMRMSAHGKEGVTFGLYTTAGRAATFLAPWLFSVFIDVFDSYRAGMGGLVFVLALGLLLFLPVRVPRRHGAAVSASARRS, translated from the coding sequence ATGAGCCAGGTGCCGTCCACGACCGGTCCGCCCACCGACGCGGCGCCCCGCGCGCGTGTGTGGGCTTGGGCGATGTGGGATTTCGGGGCGACGGCGGTCAACGCGATCGTCATCACCTTCGTCTTCACCGTGTACCTGACAGCTGTGGTCGGAGACGATCTCCCCGGCGACACCACGCCGGCCAGCTGGCTCGGTCGTGCGCTGGCGGCCGCGGGGATCGTCGTGGCGCTGCTGGCTCCGGTGACCGGTGTGTGGGTCGACGCGCCGGCCCGGCGCAGGCGCGCCCTGACCGTCCTGACCGGGATGGTGGTGCTGCTGACCGCGTCGCTGAGCCTGATCCGCGACGACCATCACTACCTGTTGCCCGCTCTGGTGCTGCTGGCGTGCACCGCCGCGTGCAGTGAGCTCGCCACGGTGCCCTACAACGCGATGCTGCGCGAGCTGTCCACCCCGCGGACCTCCGGGAGGATCTCTGGATTCGGTTTGGCGCTCGGCTATTTCGGCAGTGTGCTGGCCCTGCTGGTGGTGTATCTGGGCTTCATCTCGGGGGACGGTGACACCCGCGGACTGCTCGCCCTGCCCGCCGCCGACGGACAGAACGTCCGCGCGGCGATGCTGCTCGTCGCTGCGTGGTTCGCCCTGTTCGCGTTGCCGCTGTTGATCTCGGCGCCCAGGCACACCGGGCCGGAGACCACGCCCGCGGTGGGTTTCCTCGGCGCCTACCGGCGGCTCTGGCAGGAGATCGGCAGAGAGTGGCGCCGCGACCGCAATTTCGTCTATTACCTCGGCGCGAGCGCGGTGTTCCGGGACGGCCTGACGGGGGTGTTCACCTTCGGGGCGGTGCTGGGGGTGAATGTCTACGGTGTCTCGCAGGCGGACGTGTTGTTGTTCGGGGTGGCCGCCTGCGTGGTGGCCGCGCTCGGGTCGGTGGCCGGCGGACGTGTGGACGACCGGGTGGGCTCCAAACCGGTGATCGTGGCGTCGCTCGTCGCGCTGATCGCGGTGGGACTGACGTTGATGGTGCTGTCGGGTCCGATGGCGTTTTGGGCGTGCGGACTACTGCTGTGCCTGTTCATCGGTCCCACGCTGTCCTCGGCGCGCACGCTGATGATGCGGATGTCGGCCCACGGCAAGGAAGGTGTCACCTTCGGGCTCTACACGACAGCGGGTCGCGCCGCGACTTTCCTGGCGCCGTGGTTGTTCTCGGTGTTCATCGACGTCTTCGACAGCTACCGCGCGGGTATGGGCGGACTGGTCTTCGTGCTCGCGCTGGGTCTGCTGCTGTTCCTGCCGGTGCGTGTCCCGCGCCGGCACGGTGCGGCTGTCAGCGCGTCGGCGCGCAGATCGTGA
- the cmrA gene encoding mycolate reductase (Catalyzes the final step in mycolic acid biosynthesis.) — MPVPAPGADARAVVTGASQNIGEALAVELARRGHHLIITARREEVLNALADRLRSEFGVTVEARAVDLADPAARDVFCEELATRTISILCANAGTATFGAVASLDPADERKQVQLNVLGVHDLVLAVLPGMVARRAGGILISGSAAGNSPIPNNATYAATKAFANTFGESLRGEVKSAGVHVTVLAPGPVRTELPDPDEQSLVERLIPDFLWIDTEYTAKVSLDGLDRNKMRVVPGVTSKAMSAASGYAPRAIVAPIVGAVYKKLGGD, encoded by the coding sequence ATGCCCGTACCCGCTCCCGGCGCGGACGCTCGCGCCGTCGTCACCGGTGCATCGCAGAACATCGGCGAGGCGCTGGCCGTCGAACTCGCCCGCCGCGGCCACCACCTGATCATCACCGCGCGCCGCGAAGAGGTCCTCAACGCGCTCGCCGACCGACTGCGGTCGGAGTTCGGCGTCACCGTCGAGGCGCGGGCCGTCGACCTCGCCGATCCCGCGGCGCGCGACGTGTTCTGCGAAGAGCTCGCCACCCGCACCATCTCGATCCTGTGCGCGAACGCCGGCACCGCGACATTCGGTGCCGTCGCCTCCCTCGATCCGGCCGACGAGCGCAAGCAGGTGCAGCTCAACGTTCTCGGCGTCCACGACCTCGTGCTGGCCGTTCTGCCGGGCATGGTGGCACGCCGCGCAGGCGGCATCCTCATCTCAGGGTCGGCCGCCGGTAACTCCCCGATCCCCAACAACGCCACCTACGCGGCCACGAAAGCCTTCGCCAACACGTTCGGCGAATCGCTGCGCGGCGAGGTGAAATCCGCCGGGGTGCACGTCACCGTGCTGGCGCCCGGGCCGGTGCGCACCGAACTGCCCGACCCCGACGAGCAGTCTCTGGTCGAGAGGCTGATCCCCGACTTCCTGTGGATCGACACCGAGTACACCGCGAAGGTGTCACTGGATGGGTTGGACCGCAACAAGATGCGCGTCGTGCCCGGGGTCACGTCCAAGGCGATGTCGGCGGCCAGCGGCTATGCGCCGCGGGCGATCGTCGCGCCGATCGTCGGCGCGGTCTACAAGAAGCTCGGCGGCGACTGA
- a CDS encoding helicase HerA-like domain-containing protein — protein MTTDPSGTPAQQIAAGYAVEGAALELGAVVVDGVCDPAARVRIPLSTLNRHGLVAGATGTGKTKSLQVVAEQLSAAGVPVVMADVKGDLSGLSRPGEPHDKVAQRAADTGDEWAPTAYPVEFLSLGSAGLGVPVRATITSFGPVLLSKVLGLNQTQESTLGLIFHWADQQGLALLDLKDLRSVIQYLTSDEGKPQLKALGAVSSTTAGVILRALVNLEAEGADTFFGEPELEPEDLMRVDASGRGIITLLELGPQAARPVLFSTFLMWVLADLFTTLPEVGDLDRPKLVFVFDEAHLLFADASKAFLDQVEQTVKLIRSKGVGVLFCTQLPTDIPKEVLGQLGARIQHALRAFTPDDQKALTKTVRTYPKTTVYDLESALMSLGTGEAIVTVLSERGAPTPVAWTRMRAPRSLMDTIGPDAITAAAHASPLQAEYGRAVDRESAYERLAARLAPPPPVVAEQPPVYVPPPGDLPPMPPMPAPAEPGLLDQMMANPAFKSAMRSAGTVIGREITRSIFGTGRRRRRR, from the coding sequence ATGACCACCGACCCGTCCGGAACGCCGGCGCAGCAGATCGCCGCTGGTTACGCCGTCGAGGGCGCCGCGCTGGAACTCGGCGCCGTCGTCGTCGACGGCGTCTGTGATCCCGCTGCCCGGGTGCGCATTCCGCTGTCCACGCTCAACCGGCACGGCCTGGTCGCCGGCGCGACGGGTACCGGGAAGACGAAGTCGCTGCAGGTGGTGGCCGAACAGTTGTCGGCAGCCGGCGTGCCCGTGGTGATGGCCGACGTCAAGGGTGACCTGTCGGGGCTGTCGCGGCCCGGAGAACCCCATGACAAGGTCGCTCAGCGCGCAGCCGACACCGGCGACGAGTGGGCCCCCACGGCCTACCCGGTGGAATTCCTGTCGCTCGGTTCGGCGGGTCTGGGCGTGCCGGTGCGTGCGACGATCACCAGCTTCGGGCCCGTGCTGCTGTCGAAGGTGTTGGGACTCAACCAGACTCAGGAGTCCACCCTGGGGCTGATCTTCCACTGGGCCGATCAGCAGGGGCTGGCGTTGCTGGATCTGAAGGACCTGCGGTCGGTCATCCAGTACCTGACCAGCGATGAGGGCAAGCCGCAGCTGAAGGCGTTGGGCGCGGTGTCCTCGACGACCGCGGGGGTGATCCTGCGCGCCCTGGTCAATCTGGAGGCCGAGGGCGCGGACACGTTCTTCGGTGAGCCCGAACTCGAACCCGAGGATCTGATGCGGGTCGACGCCTCCGGCCGAGGGATCATCACGCTGCTGGAACTGGGTCCGCAGGCCGCGCGTCCGGTGCTGTTCTCGACATTCCTGATGTGGGTGCTCGCCGATCTGTTCACGACGCTGCCCGAGGTCGGGGACCTCGATCGGCCCAAATTGGTGTTCGTCTTCGACGAGGCACACCTGTTGTTCGCCGACGCGTCGAAGGCTTTCCTCGACCAGGTCGAGCAGACCGTGAAACTGATCCGATCCAAGGGTGTCGGCGTGCTCTTCTGCACCCAGCTGCCCACCGACATCCCCAAAGAGGTGCTCGGTCAGCTCGGCGCCCGGATCCAGCACGCGCTGCGGGCCTTCACCCCCGACGATCAGAAGGCGCTGACCAAGACCGTCCGCACCTACCCGAAGACGACGGTGTACGACCTGGAGTCGGCGCTGATGTCCCTCGGGACCGGCGAGGCGATCGTCACGGTCCTCTCGGAGAGGGGCGCGCCGACGCCGGTGGCCTGGACGCGGATGCGGGCACCGCGGTCGTTGATGGACACCATCGGTCCCGACGCGATCACCGCGGCGGCCCACGCCAGCCCACTGCAGGCCGAGTACGGCCGGGCGGTCGACCGGGAGTCGGCGTACGAGCGGTTGGCCGCCCGATTGGCTCCGCCACCGCCGGTCGTCGCCGAGCAGCCACCGGTGTACGTGCCGCCACCCGGGGATCTGCCGCCGATGCCGCCGATGCCGGCGCCGGCGGAGCCGGGGTTGCTCGACCAGATGATGGCGAACCCCGCGTTCAAGAGCGCGATGCGCTCGGCGGGCACCGTGATCGGCCGCGAGATCACCCGCAGCATCTTCGGCACCGGCCGCCGCAGACGCCGCCGCTGA
- the orn gene encoding oligoribonuclease, with protein sequence MRDELVWIDCEMTGLDLKTDLLIEIAVLVTDSELNILGDGLDVVIHAEDSALDSMIDVVTQMHTKSGLIEEVRASTVDVATAEDMVMTYIREHVRQAKTAPLAGNSIATDRGFLARDMPKLDDYLHYRMIDVSSIKELCRRWYPRIYFGQPEKGLAHRALADIHESIRELRYYRQTAFVAPPGPSTSDIAAVAAELGPNGPTDSAPGDSSG encoded by the coding sequence GTGCGAGACGAACTGGTGTGGATCGACTGCGAGATGACGGGGCTGGACCTCAAGACCGACCTGCTGATCGAGATTGCGGTGCTGGTGACCGATTCGGAGCTCAACATCCTGGGCGACGGCCTCGACGTGGTGATCCACGCCGAGGACTCGGCGCTGGACTCGATGATCGACGTCGTCACCCAGATGCACACCAAATCCGGGCTGATCGAGGAGGTCCGCGCGTCGACCGTCGACGTGGCCACCGCGGAGGACATGGTCATGACCTACATCCGCGAGCACGTCCGGCAGGCCAAGACCGCCCCGCTGGCCGGCAACTCGATCGCCACCGACCGCGGCTTCCTCGCCCGCGACATGCCCAAACTCGACGATTACCTGCACTACCGGATGATCGACGTCAGCTCGATCAAGGAACTCTGCAGACGCTGGTATCCGCGGATCTACTTCGGCCAGCCGGAGAAGGGCCTCGCGCACCGTGCGCTGGCCGACATCCACGAATCGATCCGGGAACTGCGCTACTACCGGCAGACCGCCTTCGTCGCGCCTCCCGGTCCGTCGACCAGCGACATCGCGGCCGTAGCCGCCGAACTCGGCCCGAACGGGCCCACCGATTCGGCTCCGGGGGACTCGAGCGGCTAG
- a CDS encoding L,D-transpeptidase translates to MGWVESAGRARWRTSGAVAAALVGAMVFGLTGCGGSTEAPTPQVISDKGTPFGDLLVPKLNASVQDGAVGVSAGSPVTVSAEDGVLGAVSMVNENGKAVEGELTEDGLTWETAEPLGYNKRYTLTAQALGLGGVTSRQMTFETHSPENLTMPYVLPNDGEVVGVGQPVAIRFDENIPNRLAAQRAITVKTTPEVEGAFYWLNNREVRWRPAKYWKPGTTVEVEVNTYGVDLGDGLFGQDNVSTSFTIGDQMVTTVDDSTKTLTVRRNGEVVKTMPVSMGKNSTPTNNGVYIVGDRRSHMVMDSSTYGVPVNSANGYRTEVDWATQISYSGIYVHAAPWSVGSQGESNVSHGCINVSTSNGKWFYDNSKRGDIVEIVNTVGSPLPGTDGLGDWNIPWEQWKAGNANL, encoded by the coding sequence ATGGGGTGGGTTGAATCCGCGGGCCGCGCGCGCTGGAGGACATCCGGTGCGGTGGCTGCTGCGTTGGTCGGTGCGATGGTGTTCGGTCTCACCGGGTGCGGTGGTAGCACGGAAGCGCCGACACCACAGGTTATCTCGGACAAGGGAACCCCGTTCGGGGATCTGCTGGTCCCGAAGCTCAACGCGTCCGTTCAGGACGGGGCGGTCGGCGTCAGCGCAGGGTCACCTGTGACCGTGAGCGCCGAGGACGGCGTGCTCGGCGCAGTGTCGATGGTCAACGAGAACGGCAAGGCCGTCGAGGGGGAATTGACCGAGGACGGGCTGACGTGGGAGACCGCGGAGCCGCTCGGTTACAACAAGCGTTACACGCTGACCGCACAGGCACTGGGCCTCGGCGGGGTGACCAGCCGGCAGATGACCTTCGAGACCCACTCGCCGGAGAATCTGACGATGCCGTACGTGCTCCCGAACGACGGTGAGGTCGTCGGTGTGGGCCAGCCGGTGGCCATCCGGTTCGACGAGAACATCCCCAATCGCCTCGCCGCGCAGCGCGCGATCACGGTGAAGACCACCCCGGAGGTCGAGGGAGCCTTCTACTGGCTCAACAACCGCGAAGTCCGTTGGCGCCCAGCCAAGTACTGGAAGCCCGGGACCACCGTCGAGGTCGAGGTCAACACGTACGGCGTCGACCTCGGAGACGGGCTGTTCGGTCAGGACAACGTGTCGACGAGCTTCACGATCGGCGACCAGATGGTCACCACCGTCGACGACAGCACCAAGACGCTGACGGTGCGCCGCAACGGTGAGGTCGTCAAGACCATGCCGGTGTCGATGGGCAAGAACAGCACGCCCACCAACAACGGTGTCTACATCGTCGGCGACCGCCGGTCGCACATGGTCATGGACTCGTCGACCTACGGCGTTCCGGTCAACTCGGCCAACGGCTATCGCACCGAGGTGGACTGGGCGACGCAGATCTCCTATAGCGGCATCTACGTCCATGCCGCTCCATGGTCGGTGGGCAGCCAGGGGGAGAGCAACGTCAGCCACGGCTGCATCAACGTGAGCACCAGCAACGGCAAGTGGTTCTACGACAACTCCAAGCGGGGTGACATCGTCGAGATCGTCAACACCGTCGGCTCGCCGCTGCCGGGCACCGATGGGCTCGGGGACTGGAACATCCCGTGGGAGCAGTGGAAGGCCGGCAACGCCAACCTGTAA
- a CDS encoding WS/DGAT/MGAT family O-acyltransferase, translating into MQHLTTLDASFLQAEDSDPHVSLAVGAVSIIEGPQPDYHELIEVFAERAHRIPRCTQIVRMRPFDLAAPEWVDDPYFDIGHHLHRVAVPAPGADAELFAMIATIMERRLDRDRPLWECWIIEGLAAGRWATLIKIHHCIADGIATAQMLAKLSDDGAGETFAADIRAARESGSSIVGLLRPRLNPVAWMSGAWRATLTVGSAAEHAIVGAAELTARVLAPGQESSLNGPVTGMRRFSAATVDLGVMKDVSRHFGVTLNDVALAAITSGYRNMLLARGESPGPRTLRTLVPVSMRSASDFDVTDNRVSAMLPVDEPDPVRQLDIVHRRLLRAKGSGQREGGTAVFAAAGNIPFALSAWTIRFLTRLPQKSVTALATNVPGPRGRQRVLGRKVVEILPIPQIALHLRTGIAMLSYARRFSFGITADYDTAPDVDTLARGIENGVQCLADLCGVGRGPGSGVPARPNAEAANDKNPA; encoded by the coding sequence CAGGCCGAGGACTCCGACCCGCACGTCAGCCTCGCTGTGGGCGCCGTGTCGATCATCGAGGGGCCGCAACCGGATTACCACGAGCTCATCGAGGTCTTCGCCGAGCGCGCGCACAGAATCCCGCGCTGCACACAGATCGTGCGCATGCGGCCCTTCGATCTCGCCGCTCCCGAGTGGGTGGATGACCCGTATTTCGACATCGGCCATCACCTGCATCGCGTGGCGGTACCGGCGCCGGGTGCCGACGCCGAACTGTTCGCGATGATCGCGACCATCATGGAACGTCGACTCGACCGTGACAGACCGCTGTGGGAGTGCTGGATCATCGAGGGGCTCGCCGCCGGACGGTGGGCGACCCTGATCAAGATCCACCACTGCATCGCAGACGGCATCGCGACCGCGCAGATGCTGGCGAAGCTGAGCGACGACGGCGCAGGTGAGACGTTCGCCGCCGATATCCGCGCCGCCCGGGAATCGGGCTCGTCGATCGTGGGCCTGTTGCGGCCGCGACTCAACCCGGTGGCCTGGATGAGCGGTGCGTGGCGGGCGACCCTGACCGTCGGTAGCGCTGCCGAGCACGCCATCGTGGGGGCCGCAGAGCTGACAGCTCGCGTGCTCGCTCCCGGCCAGGAGTCCTCGCTGAACGGGCCCGTCACCGGGATGCGTCGCTTCAGCGCCGCGACGGTGGACCTCGGCGTCATGAAAGACGTGAGCCGGCACTTCGGCGTGACGCTCAACGACGTGGCATTGGCGGCCATCACCAGCGGCTACCGGAACATGTTGCTCGCCCGCGGCGAATCACCCGGACCCCGCACGCTGCGCACGCTGGTGCCGGTGTCGATGCGCTCGGCAAGCGACTTCGACGTCACCGACAACCGGGTGTCGGCGATGCTGCCGGTGGACGAACCCGATCCGGTCAGGCAACTCGACATCGTCCACCGGCGGCTGCTCCGCGCCAAGGGCAGCGGCCAGCGGGAGGGTGGCACCGCCGTCTTCGCCGCAGCCGGCAACATCCCATTCGCACTGTCGGCGTGGACGATCCGCTTTCTCACCCGACTGCCGCAGAAGTCGGTGACCGCGCTGGCGACCAACGTCCCCGGTCCCCGCGGCCGGCAGCGAGTGCTGGGTCGCAAGGTGGTGGAGATCCTGCCCATCCCGCAGATTGCGCTTCACCTGCGGACCGGAATCGCGATGCTCAGCTACGCGCGTCGATTCTCCTTCGGCATCACGGCCGACTACGACACCGCACCCGATGTGGACACGCTCGCCCGCGGGATCGAGAACGGCGTGCAGTGCCTGGCCGATCTCTGCGGTGTGGGACGCGGGCCGGGCTCCGGCGTTCCGGCCCGCCCGAATGCCGAGGCGGCAAACGACAAAAACCCCGCCTGA